From bacterium, the proteins below share one genomic window:
- a CDS encoding YjbQ family protein — translation MVYEKIVNVKTTQRTQIINITSQIDDVVAESGIKEGLCYIGSLHTTAGIIVNDNESGLHTDMLTLLEKIVPYDPSKYLHNRIGEDNADAHLKLMLIGMSETLAVSGGKLVLGTWQRIFFVELDGPRQRRVVVKIIGE, via the coding sequence ATGGTTTACGAAAAAATTGTTAATGTGAAAACCACGCAGCGAACTCAAATAATTAACATCACGAGCCAAATTGATGATGTAGTGGCGGAATCGGGCATAAAAGAAGGGTTATGCTACATCGGAAGCCTTCACACGACGGCGGGCATAATAGTAAACGATAATGAATCAGGTCTTCACACCGACATGCTCACCCTTCTTGAGAAAATCGTTCCATACGACCCATCAAAGTATCTGCACAACCGCATAGGCGAGGACAATGCTGACGCCCACCTGAAACTGATGTTAATAGGAATGTCGGAAACGCTTGCAGTAAGCGGAGGCAAACTCGTTTTGGGAACATGGCAAAGGATATTTTTCGTCGAGCTTGACGGACCACGGCAAAGAAGAGTCGTGGTGAAAATAATCGGGGAATGA
- a CDS encoding response regulator, with protein MSHKKPDILFIDDELHWCRVMKELADFMGFNVFTTTSPRHGLRKFLRGHFDLVITDIRMPDESGFSFIRRIRKHDSEIPIIIVTGFNTNKVHHLAETLNVQKVLIKPFRISDLEEAIRELLGM; from the coding sequence ATGAGTCACAAAAAGCCTGATATACTCTTCATAGATGACGAGCTTCATTGGTGCAGGGTAATGAAGGAGCTCGCTGACTTTATGGGTTTTAATGTTTTCACGACCACATCTCCTCGCCATGGACTTAGAAAATTTCTTAGGGGACACTTCGACCTCGTTATAACCGACATAAGGATGCCCGACGAAAGCGGGTTCAGCTTTATCCGCAGGATAAGAAAACACGATTCGGAGATACCAATAATAATAGTTACTGGTTTCAACACTAACAAGGTTCACCATCTTGCTGAGACACTTAATGTGCAGAAGGTTCTCATAAAACCTTTCAGGATATCTGACCTCGAGGAGGCAATAAGAGAGCTTCTTGGGATGTGA
- the priA gene encoding primosomal protein N', which produces MSEQKKYAKVAVDAPVYELFTYSIPKEYLETLGVGWRVKVPFGRRLATGFVVNLLEQPDIPEEKIKPIADIPDDEPIITPQLYQLCKFVANYYVAPLGETIASVLPGGIAMTTEQTISLISEPDPELLNKTQRRIINLLKEGSIKLADLAQKVGRRGLIYNLRKLERIGAIARRYIYRQKAPPRFVTIVGLAKDVDDELIKQIEARAPKQAALLRYIATNGQQQIEKLRKLFGYSVVKALIDKGFITVSKREIFRRSDGWLQPRTGIEKLTKSQERAITEITRALSEGDHKPILIHGVTASGKTLVYLEAAKKVRAMGRGVLVLVPEVALTPQMWGAMREYFGEDVAVLHSYLSPGERSDAWRRIRRGDIMIALGARSAIFAPVKNLGLIIVDEEQDQSYKNGRPPYYNARDLAIVRGKIENALVILGSATPSMESYYNAITGKYKLIEMPERVPGSELPKVIVVDMRRRKRDEWLFSNVAVESIKDHVARGEQVILMLNRRGYANNLRCVECGYIPRCPNCDLTLTYHRAGDLLKCHWCDYTTPAPDRCPECGSENFKYRGKGTQRIELTLYDFVEPERVFRVDSDAISRKGALNKILRDFSEKNGAILVGTQMVAKGHDFADVTLVVVLDADVGLAIPDFRASERVFQLLTQVAGRAGRAEKPGIVIIQTRHPDSPTVKFAVEHDYKKFFAKTLPHRQMLLYPPFSRLIRIITTSKDHELAEQAIRKIHRWIVTSSVPGTIPLAPTKPPIPKLRGEYRWHLLVKTTQIKKLLPLLRAVAKAEFKNVKVRIDVDPYDMM; this is translated from the coding sequence ATGAGCGAACAAAAAAAATACGCAAAAGTAGCTGTTGACGCACCTGTATACGAACTTTTCACTTACAGCATCCCAAAAGAATACCTCGAAACGCTGGGGGTAGGATGGCGTGTAAAGGTTCCTTTCGGGAGAAGGCTTGCCACTGGTTTCGTGGTCAACCTGCTCGAGCAACCAGACATCCCGGAAGAAAAAATAAAGCCCATAGCCGACATCCCCGACGACGAACCAATAATAACACCCCAGCTTTACCAGCTTTGCAAATTCGTTGCTAACTACTATGTAGCTCCACTCGGCGAAACAATAGCAAGTGTCCTACCCGGTGGTATAGCAATGACCACCGAACAAACTATAAGCCTAATTTCGGAACCAGACCCCGAGTTACTCAACAAAACCCAGCGCAGAATAATAAACCTGCTAAAAGAGGGAAGCATAAAACTTGCCGACCTCGCGCAGAAAGTCGGCAGAAGAGGGCTGATATATAATCTCAGGAAACTCGAACGCATTGGAGCCATAGCAAGAAGATACATCTACAGGCAGAAAGCACCACCGAGATTTGTAACGATAGTCGGGCTGGCAAAAGATGTCGACGACGAACTAATAAAGCAAATCGAGGCGAGAGCACCAAAACAAGCTGCACTACTCCGTTATATAGCGACAAACGGCCAGCAACAAATAGAAAAACTGCGAAAACTTTTCGGATACTCTGTGGTAAAAGCATTAATTGATAAGGGTTTCATCACTGTCTCGAAAAGAGAAATATTCAGACGCTCGGATGGATGGCTTCAGCCAAGAACGGGCATAGAAAAACTAACAAAATCCCAGGAAAGAGCCATAACGGAAATAACACGAGCTCTGAGTGAAGGCGACCACAAGCCAATTCTTATCCACGGCGTTACTGCAAGCGGGAAGACACTCGTTTATCTTGAGGCTGCGAAAAAAGTTCGCGCTATGGGACGTGGTGTTCTCGTTCTCGTGCCCGAGGTTGCACTGACCCCCCAGATGTGGGGAGCGATGAGGGAATACTTCGGCGAGGATGTGGCGGTTTTGCACAGCTATCTTTCACCTGGCGAGCGCTCTGATGCATGGCGGCGGATAAGACGCGGGGACATAATGATAGCGTTGGGTGCAAGGTCGGCTATTTTCGCGCCAGTAAAAAACCTTGGGCTTATAATAGTTGATGAAGAGCAAGACCAGTCCTACAAAAACGGAAGGCCACCTTATTATAACGCTCGCGACCTCGCAATAGTTCGCGGAAAAATAGAAAATGCACTCGTTATTCTCGGCTCTGCTACACCGAGCATGGAAAGCTACTACAACGCCATAACGGGAAAATATAAACTCATCGAGATGCCCGAAAGAGTGCCCGGCAGTGAACTTCCAAAAGTTATTGTTGTCGACATGCGCAGGAGGAAACGTGACGAATGGCTTTTCTCAAATGTGGCGGTAGAATCGATAAAAGACCATGTGGCTCGAGGTGAGCAGGTTATACTTATGCTAAACCGCCGAGGCTACGCCAACAATTTGCGTTGCGTCGAGTGCGGCTACATACCACGGTGCCCCAATTGTGACCTCACGCTAACATATCATCGTGCGGGGGACCTGTTAAAATGCCACTGGTGCGACTATACTACTCCTGCTCCCGACAGGTGTCCCGAGTGTGGCTCCGAAAACTTTAAATATAGGGGAAAAGGAACTCAGCGCATCGAGCTAACATTATACGATTTCGTCGAGCCCGAAAGAGTATTCAGAGTCGACTCAGATGCTATATCAAGAAAAGGCGCATTAAACAAAATTTTACGCGACTTTTCGGAGAAAAATGGTGCCATACTGGTTGGAACTCAAATGGTTGCAAAAGGGCACGACTTCGCTGACGTCACATTGGTGGTTGTTCTCGATGCGGATGTGGGGCTCGCAATACCAGACTTCAGAGCATCCGAACGGGTGTTTCAACTTTTAACGCAAGTAGCCGGTCGTGCAGGGAGAGCGGAAAAGCCCGGTATCGTCATAATCCAGACAAGACACCCCGACTCTCCGACTGTCAAATTCGCCGTGGAACACGATTACAAGAAATTCTTCGCCAAAACACTGCCGCATAGGCAGATGCTCCTTTACCCGCCTTTTTCTCGCCTAATAAGAATCATAACAACAAGCAAGGATCACGAACTCGCCGAGCAAGCTATACGAAAAATTCACCGCTGGATTGTAACGAGCTCAGTCCCCGGGACAATTCCGCTGGCTCCTACCAAACCGCCAATACCAAAGCTTCGCGGTGAGTATAGATGGCATCTTCTCGTCAAAACAACCCAGATAAAAAAATTGCTTCCTCTTCTTAGAGCTGTAGCAAAAGCCGAATTCAAGAATGTAAAAGTGCGAATCGATGTGGACCCCTACGATATGATGTAG